The Prinia subflava isolate CZ2003 ecotype Zambia chromosome 21, Cam_Psub_1.2, whole genome shotgun sequence genome window below encodes:
- the LOC134560976 gene encoding tumor necrosis factor receptor superfamily member 8-like: MAACSLPLGLWLLLLLHDVQTTPQASLTPPHSCNTLENWFYDEASQNCCYRCPSGYIKKKACPRDPAEDCMTCGPDQYLNNIFSKPQCDACVSCSKEPDLVEKQPCSLTSSRTCECRPGLFCQTSATNTCMRCRHHSACKPGFGVKIRGTPENDVICEECPPGTFSDQSSSTDICKPHTDCAKLNKVTLRKGNATHDQVCLDQLPTYLTPSTLSVRFSHETNNSDLRMFKENLVTSGDLLSVTTAENPSSTPEEKAQAGTSPTKAKGEMTIGGVVLWAVVLSVTVLLGALLILWKWKVCKKRILVLRRKRSDLVNKCAKIILTTDSGPEEEELIDRTLPLETNNNLVSSTEKAQSPHWSGTDVTPSSGNAPDCPVDSRVRDHTNNRIEKLYIMKADTVIVGSVSEVPSGKNCALRGWESNLEAQESMEEELEMHYPEQETESFPGNDVMVPVEEEGKEFHHPTTATEK; encoded by the exons atggctgcctgcagcctgccccTGGGACtgtggctcctgctgcttctccacgATGTCCAGACAACCCCCCAG GCATCATTAACCCCACCTCATTCCTGTAATACACTAGAGAATTGGTTCTATGACGAAGCTTCACAAAACTGCTGTTACCGGTGTCCCTCAG gctatattaaaaagaaagcatgTCCTCGGGATCCAGCTGAAGACTGCATGACATGTGGACCTGATCAATATTTGAACAATATATTCTCAAAGCCACAGTGTGATGCCTGTGTGTCATGCTCAAAAG AACCGGACCTGGTGGAgaagcagccctgctccctcacCTCCAGCCGCACGTGCGAGTGCCGGCCCGGCCTGTTCTGCCAAACGTCTGCCACCAACACCTGCATGCGCTGCCGGCACCACTCTGCTTGCAAGCCCGGCTTTGGGGTCAAAATCAGGG gCACCCCAGAAAATGATGTCATTTGTGAAGAGTGCCCTCCTGGGACCTTTTCTGATCAAAGCTCCAGCACAGACATCTGCAAACCCCACACCGA ctgtgccaagtTGAATAAAGTAACGCTAAGGAAAGGAAATGCCACACATGATCAAGTTTGCCTGGACCAGTTGCCCACTTACCTCACCCCAAGCACTTTGTCCGTGAGATTCAGCCATGAAACAAATAACTCTGACCTGAGGATGTTTAAGGAGAACCTGGTGACCTCTGGTGACCTTCTAAGTGTCACCACAGCTGAAAACCCCAGTTCAACTCCTGAGGAGAAAGCTCAGGCTGGCACATCTCCCACCAAAGCTAAGGGGGAGATGACAATAGGAG gtgtggTGCTTTGGGCAGTGGTTCTCTCTGTGACAGTGCTTCTTGGGGCCTTGCTCATCCTCTGGAAATGGAAGGTTTGCAAGAAGCGGATCCTGGTCCTCAGAAGAAAGC GTTCGGATCTCGTGAACAAATGTGCA AAGATCATACTGACCACTGACAGTGGGCCAGAAGAGGAGGAGTTAATTGACAGAACGCTTCCTTTGGAAACCAACAATAACTTGGTGTCCAGCACAGAAAAAGCCCAGAGTCCTCACTGGAGTGGGACTGATGTGACACCAAGCAGTGGCAATGCCCCAGACTGCCCTGTGGATTCTCGAGTCAGAGACCACACAAATAACAGGATTG aaAAGCTCTACATCATGAAGGCCGACACTGTTATCGTGGGCTCTGTCTCAGAAGTGCCCAGTGGCAAGAACTGTGCTCTTAGAGGATGGGAAAGTAACCTGGAGGCCCAGGAAAGCATGGAAGAGGAACTGGAAATGCACTACCCAGAGCAGGAAACAGAGTCTTTTCCAGGGAATGATGTAATGGTTCCTGtggaagaggaggggaaggaattTCACCACCCTACCACTGCCACTGAGAAGTGA